Within Serratia odorifera, the genomic segment GGATAATGCCGGCCACTTCCTTGACGTTGGTGTTTAACGCGTGGGCCATAAAGGCTTCGGCAACGCTTTCCGGGTGCTCTGCCGCGTAGCTGTGTGCATCAAGCAGCGCCTGGGTCAACGCCGCCGCTGCGGCTCTGTGTTCACGGGCCAGCGACCCACTGACGCCAACCACGCAGCAACTGAGGTTGGCGTATTCGCCGGTCATATTGCTGGCCAGCAGTTGGTATTTGCCGCTTTCCAATAAGCGGTAGCTAAAGGGTTCACTGCCGCTGATGGCGGCAATTTCCTGTTTATCCAACGCCACGCTTAATAAATCGGCGGGATAAACCTTCCATTGCACATCGGCGATCGGATCTACGCCATGGCGTTTGAGCAGAATGGCAAAAAAGTTCTTGTCAGGGCCTGCCATATCGGTCACACCGATGGTTTGCCCTTTCAGTTTGTCCAGGCTGGTAAAGGGGGCATTTTTGGCGGTCAGCAAATTCAGGCAGCCGCCGTGGGTACCGGCGGTGAGCTTTACGTCAAAGCCTTGCTCCAGCGCCTTCAACCAGCGCAGGGCCATGCCGATGCCGGCATCGGCTTTGCCGGTGGCGATCGCCTCCAACAGCAGATCGGTCGAGTTGCCGAAGTTGACAAATTCAACGTCCAAATTGTATTTGCTGAAGAAGCGCTGCTGTTCCGCTACGGTGACGGGAGCAATACACACCGCGCTCTGGTTGATGGCGAGTTTCAACTTGTAGGGTTCAGGCAGGCGCAGGGCGTTACCGCCATCCTGATGCATGGTTGCCATATCATGGGCGAACAGCTTTGGTGATATGCCGGCCAACGCCGGGGCTGCCAGCAGGCTGCCACCCAGTCGGAGGAATCTACGGCGTGAATACTGGGCTAGGGGATTCATGGCTGACCTTCCTGTTGTGTCTGCGCCAACGGCGGCACGCTAAAACCTTTATCAAAAGTGTGGGTAACGTCGAGGGGCTGCCGGATCAGACCGTTAGCCTGATAAAAATCCGCCGTGGCCTGCTGTTGACGCACGGTTGTCTCGTCAATCTGCTGCCAACGCAGCTGGCGGCTGGCGAACTGTTCGCGCGCGATTTCGGGCGGGAATTTAATGATTTTCCCCAGCGTGTTCCCGTAGCTGTCGAGATTGGCATAGGCCCAGCGTTCCGCTTTTGCCAGGCGGTTCAGGTAATCCTGCAGTGCCTGGCGTTTAGCGCTATCGGCGAGCGTTGCATCCGTGGCCGCCAGGAAGGTATTTCCCGGCAGTAGGCCGCTGCCGCTGACCAGCACGTGGCCTTGTCCGGTTTTAACCAGTTGAGTGGTATAAGGCTCCCAGGCGCCCCAGGCGTCGACCGAGCCGCTAAGCAGCGCAACCTTGGCATCCACCGGCCCCAAAAAGACCCACTGTACGTCCGTCGCGCTCAGACCGGCTTGTTCCAGCGCCTTTAACGCCACAAAATGGCCGATCGAACCTTTGCCGGTGGCGATGCGCTTACCTTTCAGATCCTGACCGCTTTTCAGCGGTGAGTTTTCACTCACCAGTAGTGCGGTGCCCGCCGGGTTGCTTTTATCCACCGCTACCGCTTTCACCGGTGCACCCTGCGCAAGGGCAAACAATAACGGGGCATCGCCAATAATGCCGACATCAACTGCGCCGGCGTTCAATGCTTCGGCAAGCGGGGCGGCGGCGGGGAACTCGGCCCATTTGATGTCGTAAGGCAGCTTGTCAAGCGCATTGGCCGCTTCCATTTGTGAACGCATACCGCCTTTTTGGTCGGCAATATGCAGGGTGATACGTGCATCGGCGAACGGTGGCAGGCCTGCCAGACCGAGCAGCAATAGGGCGCCCAAGGTGTGTTTAATACGTAACATGGTGATTTTCGTCCTATGGTGTTAACGAAGCTTTGCCGGCGTTGATCCATGCGCTGTCGTTTTGTGGGGTATGTATCCGGCCGCAGAGTACGTTACGGTAGTGGCGCTCCAGCGGGTTATGGCGCGTCAAACCGTGGTTACCGCTCTGCGTTAGCGCCTTTTCCACTGCCGCTATCGCATTTTCGGTGATGGTCACTTTTGCCAGGTTGGCCTGTTCGGTGCTGAATGCCTGCGCTGCCGCCTGGCGCAGCAGGCTCTGATTGACCAGCAGCAAGCCATCGATTTGTCCGACGGCTTCCTGCACGCGGGCCAGGCTGGCTAATGGGGCGCCCAGACTGGCCGGCACCCGTTGCTGCAACCAGGCGATCAGCCAGCGGCGTGCCGCCTGCGCAATGCCGTCATAGATGGCTGGCAGCAGAGCGGTGTGCGCATTGGCGGCAGCCTGAAGCTGCGCGGTATCCGGCGGCGGCGGCCGATCGGCCGGGTAAACATCCACCGCGTGGGTCAGCGGTACTATGACATCGCGCAGTATCACCTCATGGCTGCCGGTGGCGCGCATCCCCAGATGATCCCAACTGCGTTTAAGGGTGATGCCCGGGCTGTCGCGCGGAACCAGCCAGGTGCCCACCTGTGGGTTGGCATCATCACTGCGAGCCCAGATTGCCAGCCAGCTCAGCCCTTCAATCCCGGTGGTATAAAGCTTATGACCGTTGAGCCGCCAGCCGGCAGAGGTGCGAGCCGCTACGGTGTGGGGCAGACCGCCGCGCGCCGGGGAACCCAGTTCCGGCTCTACCCGCAGGCTGTTGATTAGCGCCCCGCGTTGCACGGCGCTGAGGCTGACTGTACCGCGCAACGCTTCTGGCCAACTGGGGTTGGCGGCCAGGCGCAGGTGGTGCAGATACTGCATGCAGACGATCAGCGCCGTTGACGGTTCGCCCTGTGCGATGGCGCTGACCACCTGCTGCAAAGTAGACAGATTGGCTTCGGCGCCGCCGTAACGCTGCTCACAGGCCAGGCCCAATAGCCCATATTCATGCAGCAAGGCCAGATTGGTGTGTGGAAACTCGCCGCTGCGATCCAGCGCCGCGGCCTGCTGCGCCAGTTGTTCGGTGATCTGCTCAAGCGGCGGCTGGATATGCTGTCGCCGCGTAAACAGGCGGGTAGACTGGACAGAACTCATACGTAGTGCCTCTCCCGTTGACCATCAGGCGCTTTGTTTGGCGTCGCGCTGGGCAATTTTTTCACGGGCGATCGGCAACAGTTCTTTACCGTATTCCTGAGCGTCGTTGAGGGGATCAAAGCCGCGGATCAGGAAGTTGCGCACGCCCAGATCGTAGTAATCAAGCAGGGCATCGGCCACTTGTTCCGGCGTACCCACCAGCGCCGTGGAGTTGTGCCCGCCACCGACCAATCTGGCGATGCCGGTCCACAGGCGTTTATCCACCACATCGCCTTGCGCCACGGTTTGCAGCAGACGTTGAGCGCCGACGCTGTTGGGCTTGTTCTTATGGCTCGCGCCGGCTTGTGCGGCATGTTCAGTAGCGACATGCAGGATCTGTCTGGCTTTTTCCCAGGCCTGCGTTTCGGTGGCGGCAATAATCGGCCGGAAGGAGACGCTAAAGTCGATTTGGCGCTGGTGTTTGGCCGCTTCGGCCCGCACGCGCTGGATGGTTTCCCGGGTTTGCGCCAGCGATTCGCCCCACAGGGCAAACACATTGGCGTGCTTACCGGCCACGGCGATGGCCGCGTCGGATGAGCCGCCGAAGAAAATCGGAATATGGGGCTGTTGCAACGGCTTAATTGCCGAAAAGGCCTGGTCGACCTGATAGAAATCATTATGGGCGTCGAACGGCCGCTCCTGGGTCCAGACCTGGCGTACGATCTCCAAAAACGCCTCGGTGCGGGCATAGCGCCGATCGTGATCGAGATAGTCGCCGTCGCGGCGCTGCTCGGCGTCGTTGCCGCCGCTGATGATATGCACCGCCAGGCGGCCGTTCAGCAGATGTTCCAGCGTGGCGAATTTGCGCGCCGCCAAGGTCGGTGAGACGAAGCCCGGCCGGTGAGCCAGTAAAAAGTTGATTTTTTGCGTGGATAGCCCGGCCAGCGCCGTGACTAGAAATCCGTCGGGTTGATCGGACCAATGGCCGACCAGCAGGCGGTCAAAACCGGCGGCTTCGTGGGTTTGCGCAAAGCGCACAATGTAATCTCGATCAAATATCGGGCCAGCCGGAGGGATGATTTCCGAAGACAGACGGTGGCCGATCATGCCTAAAAATTGAACGCTCATTAGAACTCCTTGTCAGGAATCGTGATAGGGTCTGGCTGCTGGCCAAGGTTTGGCAATCAGCAGCACGGTGTTTATACCCTATACGTGATGTTCTAATGATTTAAATGCATTTTTATCATATGTTAATATGCATAAAGTTAATTATATAACTAATCGCTTATTATTCATGCAATTGGCCGCGAAGTTCCTGAACGATCTTTTCGGCAAAAAAGGTGGTGGGTCGTTGCAAATTGCCCAATCCCGGGCTGCTGACCTGCCACAGTTGGACTTTCGGTCGGAAGTCGTTCAGCTCGACAATCGTGATATCGTTTTGATGCGGACTGTGGGTTAACGCCGCCTTCGGCACCAGTCCGAGCCCGAGCCCCTGAGCCACCAGACTGATTTGCAACTGGGCGCCGGCGGTTTCAACATTGACTTTCAGCCGCAGCCCGTGTGCCAGCAGATCGCGGTTTAATCCGGCGCGCAGGCCGCAGCCATCAGGGTTTAATACCCAGCCATAATGGGCGCAACCGCTGAGGCGGGCGGTGTCGAGGCGAAGATTTTTGCTGGCGATCACGACAACTTCCAATGGGCACAACGCTTTTGTCACCAGGCTGTCATCGAAGGTTTGCTGCGTCGGCCCCATGGCAAGCAGGCTGTCCAGCTCAACGTTTTCCAGCCGTTTTATCAACTGCCCGCCCCAACCGCAGACCACCTGCGGGCGCAGTTGCGGGTAATGCTCACCGAGGGCAACCAGCGCTGGCCGCAAGGCGATTTCACTCAGGCTTTGCGGGATCCCCAGGCGCAGCGGGCCGCTCGGTTCCGCATCCTGATTAAGCAAACTTTCCAGCCGCTTGGTTTCGCGTTTGATCGTCAGACACTGTTCGTAGACGCGATGGCCGACGGCCGTCAGTTTAAGTGGTTTGGTTTGGCGATCCAGCAGCGTGGCGCCTAGGCTCTGTTCAAAGCTTTGCAGGCGGCGGGTTATGGCAGATTGGCTAATACCAAGGTATTCCGCGGCCTGGTTAAGCGAAGCAAATTGCACCACCGCCAGCAGTGCGTCAATGTCGTCTGTACGCATGGAGACTCTCTTTATGTGTATTCTGCATTTTAGTTTATTACAAAAATGCATTTAAATAATAAAAAGTTCTTTGTTAGCGTGATAGGCACCGCTTCAGACAGGAAGGCTCTATGACAATGCCATTACGCTTAGACCGTTTACGCGGCTTCATCCAACAATTGGCCCAACTGCATCAACAGCCGCTGGACGATACGGCGCGGCTGGAACAGGCGGCGCAATCGCTGTCCGAGCTGGTCAAGCAGGATGACTGGCTGGCCGAAGAATACGCCCGCCCACATCCTGAACATTACCAGCAGTATCTGCTGCATGTTGATTCCGCCCAGCGCTTTTCCATCGTCAGCTTCGTTTGGGGGCCAGGGCAGGTCACGCCGATCCACGATCACCGCGTATGGGGGCTGATTGGCATGCTGCGCGGCGCTGAAATCAATCAGCGTTACCTGCTTGACGGTCAGGGCGTGCCCCAGCCTGCAGGCGGCACCGAGCGGTTAACCGCCGGGCAGGTAGCGAAACTGTCGGAACAGGACGGCGACATTCACCAGGTTAGCAATGCG encodes:
- a CDS encoding ABC transporter substrate-binding protein, encoding MNPLAQYSRRRFLRLGGSLLAAPALAGISPKLFAHDMATMHQDGGNALRLPEPYKLKLAINQSAVCIAPVTVAEQQRFFSKYNLDVEFVNFGNSTDLLLEAIATGKADAGIGMALRWLKALEQGFDVKLTAGTHGGCLNLLTAKNAPFTSLDKLKGQTIGVTDMAGPDKNFFAILLKRHGVDPIADVQWKVYPADLLSVALDKQEIAAISGSEPFSYRLLESGKYQLLASNMTGEYANLSCCVVGVSGSLAREHRAAAAALTQALLDAHSYAAEHPESVAEAFMAHALNTNVKEVAGIIHGQAHGHHAVGQAFVKELTQYVSDLQLVQVIKPTTDAHQFAESIYADVFA
- a CDS encoding ABC transporter substrate-binding protein, producing MLRIKHTLGALLLLGLAGLPPFADARITLHIADQKGGMRSQMEAANALDKLPYDIKWAEFPAAAPLAEALNAGAVDVGIIGDAPLLFALAQGAPVKAVAVDKSNPAGTALLVSENSPLKSGQDLKGKRIATGKGSIGHFVALKALEQAGLSATDVQWVFLGPVDAKVALLSGSVDAWGAWEPYTTQLVKTGQGHVLVSGSGLLPGNTFLAATDATLADSAKRQALQDYLNRLAKAERWAYANLDSYGNTLGKIIKFPPEIAREQFASRQLRWQQIDETTVRQQQATADFYQANGLIRQPLDVTHTFDKGFSVPPLAQTQQEGQP
- a CDS encoding acyl-CoA dehydrogenase family protein, whose translation is MSSVQSTRLFTRRQHIQPPLEQITEQLAQQAAALDRSGEFPHTNLALLHEYGLLGLACEQRYGGAEANLSTLQQVVSAIAQGEPSTALIVCMQYLHHLRLAANPSWPEALRGTVSLSAVQRGALINSLRVEPELGSPARGGLPHTVAARTSAGWRLNGHKLYTTGIEGLSWLAIWARSDDANPQVGTWLVPRDSPGITLKRSWDHLGMRATGSHEVILRDVIVPLTHAVDVYPADRPPPPDTAQLQAAANAHTALLPAIYDGIAQAARRWLIAWLQQRVPASLGAPLASLARVQEAVGQIDGLLLVNQSLLRQAAAQAFSTEQANLAKVTITENAIAAVEKALTQSGNHGLTRHNPLERHYRNVLCGRIHTPQNDSAWINAGKASLTP
- a CDS encoding LLM class flavin-dependent oxidoreductase, which produces MSVQFLGMIGHRLSSEIIPPAGPIFDRDYIVRFAQTHEAAGFDRLLVGHWSDQPDGFLVTALAGLSTQKINFLLAHRPGFVSPTLAARKFATLEHLLNGRLAVHIISGGNDAEQRRDGDYLDHDRRYARTEAFLEIVRQVWTQERPFDAHNDFYQVDQAFSAIKPLQQPHIPIFFGGSSDAAIAVAGKHANVFALWGESLAQTRETIQRVRAEAAKHQRQIDFSVSFRPIIAATETQAWEKARQILHVATEHAAQAGASHKNKPNSVGAQRLLQTVAQGDVVDKRLWTGIARLVGGGHNSTALVGTPEQVADALLDYYDLGVRNFLIRGFDPLNDAQEYGKELLPIAREKIAQRDAKQSA
- a CDS encoding LysR family transcriptional regulator, with product MRTDDIDALLAVVQFASLNQAAEYLGISQSAITRRLQSFEQSLGATLLDRQTKPLKLTAVGHRVYEQCLTIKRETKRLESLLNQDAEPSGPLRLGIPQSLSEIALRPALVALGEHYPQLRPQVVCGWGGQLIKRLENVELDSLLAMGPTQQTFDDSLVTKALCPLEVVVIASKNLRLDTARLSGCAHYGWVLNPDGCGLRAGLNRDLLAHGLRLKVNVETAGAQLQISLVAQGLGLGLVPKAALTHSPHQNDITIVELNDFRPKVQLWQVSSPGLGNLQRPTTFFAEKIVQELRGQLHE
- a CDS encoding cysteine dioxygenase; this encodes MTMPLRLDRLRGFIQQLAQLHQQPLDDTARLEQAAQSLSELVKQDDWLAEEYARPHPEHYQQYLLHVDSAQRFSIVSFVWGPGQVTPIHDHRVWGLIGMLRGAEINQRYLLDGQGVPQPAGGTERLTAGQVAKLSEQDGDIHQVSNAFNDRVSISIHVYGGNIGAVKRAVYGESGAVKPVISGYSNTQLPNIWDLSKDV